The following proteins come from a genomic window of Enterobacter chengduensis:
- the metR gene encoding HTH-type transcriptional regulator MetR translates to MIEIKHLKTLQALRNCGSLAAAAATLHQTQSALSHQFSDLEQRLGFRLFVRKSQPLRFTPQGEILLQLANQVLPQIASALQACNEPQQTKLRIAIECHSCIQWLTPALENFRQKWPQVEMDFKSGVTFDPQPSLQQGELDLVMTSDILPRSGLHYSPMFDYEVRLVLAPDHPLAAKTRITPEDLATETLLIYPVQRSRLDIWRHFLQPAGISPQLKSVDNTLLLIQMVAARMGIAALPHWVVESFERQGLVVTKTLGEGLWSRLYAAVRDGEQRQPITEAFIRSARNHACDHLPFVRSAERPSGDGPTVKPGSPLPQ, encoded by the coding sequence ATGATCGAGATTAAACACCTGAAAACGCTACAAGCGTTGCGGAACTGCGGTTCTCTGGCGGCGGCGGCGGCCACGCTGCACCAGACCCAGTCCGCCCTTTCTCACCAGTTCAGCGATCTGGAACAGCGCCTCGGTTTCCGTCTTTTTGTGCGTAAGAGCCAGCCGCTACGCTTTACGCCGCAGGGTGAAATTCTGCTTCAGCTGGCGAATCAGGTCCTGCCGCAAATCGCCAGCGCGCTTCAAGCGTGTAACGAACCGCAGCAGACCAAACTGCGTATCGCCATTGAGTGCCACAGCTGTATTCAGTGGCTGACCCCCGCGCTTGAGAACTTCCGCCAGAAGTGGCCGCAGGTGGAGATGGACTTTAAATCCGGCGTCACGTTCGATCCGCAGCCCTCGCTGCAGCAGGGCGAGCTGGATCTGGTGATGACCTCTGACATCCTGCCGCGCAGCGGCCTGCACTATTCGCCGATGTTTGATTATGAAGTGCGCCTGGTGCTGGCGCCGGACCATCCGCTGGCGGCCAAAACGCGCATCACGCCGGAAGATCTTGCGACAGAAACGCTGCTGATTTATCCGGTTCAGCGCAGTCGCCTGGATATCTGGCGTCATTTTCTGCAGCCGGCAGGCATTAGCCCGCAGCTAAAAAGCGTGGATAACACCCTGCTGTTGATCCAGATGGTGGCGGCCAGAATGGGCATTGCGGCGCTGCCGCACTGGGTGGTGGAGAGCTTTGAACGCCAGGGCCTGGTGGTGACCAAAACCCTGGGTGAAGGACTGTGGAGCCGACTGTACGCCGCCGTGCGCGACGGCGAGCAGCGTCAGCCGATTACGGAGGCGTTTATTCGCTCAGCGCGGAACCACGCGTGCGACCACCTTCCGTTCGTGCGGAGCGCGGAGCGACCCAGCGGCGATGGACCCACAGTGAAGCCAGGATCACCGCTCCCCCAATAA
- a CDS encoding carboxylate/amino acid/amine transporter: protein MALLIITTILWAFSFSLIGEYLAGSVDSYFSVLMRVGLAALVFLPFLRTRGQSLKTIVLYMLVGAMQLGIMYLFSFRAYLYLSVSEFLLFTVLTPLYITLIYDLLSRRRLRGGYLLSAALAVIGAAIIRYDKVSDHFWTGLMFVQLANISFAIGMVGYKRLMETRPMPQHNAFAWFYMGAAIVAVAAWFMLGNPQKLPTTGVQWGVLVWLGVVASGLGYFMWNYGATQVDAGTLGIMNNVHVPAGLLVNLAIWQQQPHWPSFLIGGAVILASLWVHRRWVAPRSARTEGGRTRGSALSE, encoded by the coding sequence GTGGCGCTACTCATTATCACCACTATCCTGTGGGCCTTCTCCTTTAGCCTGATTGGCGAGTACCTTGCCGGCTCGGTCGACAGCTACTTCTCGGTGCTGATGCGCGTGGGGCTGGCGGCGCTGGTGTTCCTGCCGTTTCTGCGCACGCGCGGACAATCGCTGAAAACGATTGTGCTGTATATGCTGGTGGGGGCGATGCAGCTCGGCATCATGTATCTGTTCAGCTTCCGGGCCTACCTCTACCTGTCCGTCTCCGAATTTCTGCTCTTTACCGTGCTGACGCCGCTCTACATCACGCTGATTTACGACCTGCTCAGCAGACGCCGCCTGCGCGGGGGATACCTCCTGAGCGCGGCGCTGGCGGTGATTGGCGCGGCAATTATTCGCTACGACAAAGTGAGCGATCACTTCTGGACCGGCTTGATGTTCGTCCAGCTCGCCAACATCAGTTTCGCCATCGGTATGGTGGGCTACAAACGCCTGATGGAAACCCGCCCGATGCCGCAGCATAACGCGTTTGCGTGGTTCTATATGGGCGCGGCGATCGTCGCGGTGGCGGCGTGGTTTATGCTGGGGAACCCGCAAAAGCTGCCGACCACCGGCGTGCAGTGGGGCGTTCTGGTCTGGCTGGGCGTCGTGGCGTCCGGGCTGGGGTACTTCATGTGGAACTACGGCGCGACGCAGGTCGACGCCGGTACGCTCGGGATCATGAACAACGTGCATGTCCCGGCAGGGCTGCTGGTTAACCTCGCCATCTGGCAGCAACAGCCGCACTGGCCGAGCTTCCTTATTGGGGGAGCGGTGATCCTGGCTTCACTGTGGGTCCATCGCCGCTGGGTCGCTCCGCGCTCCGCACGAACGGAAGGTGGTCGCACGCGTGGTTCCGCGCTGAGCGAATAA
- the yigL gene encoding sugar/pyridoxal phosphate phosphatase YigL has product MYQVVASDLDGTLLSPDHTLSPYAKETLKLLTARGVNFVFATGRHHVDVGQIRDNLEIKSYMITSNGARVHDTDGNLIFTHNLDRDIAADLFGVVHNNPAIVTNVYRDDDWFMNRHRPDEMRFFKEAVFNYSLYEPGLLEPEGISKVFFTCDSHEELLPLEQAINARWGDRVNVSFSTLTCLEVMAGGVSKGHALEAVAKRLGFELKDCIAFGDGMNDAEMLSMAGKGCIMQNAHQRLKDLHPELEVIGSNADNAVPKYLRKLFLE; this is encoded by the coding sequence ATGTACCAGGTTGTTGCATCTGATTTAGATGGCACGCTGCTTTCCCCCGACCATACCCTGTCGCCTTACGCGAAAGAGACCCTGAAGCTTCTGACCGCCCGCGGCGTGAACTTCGTGTTCGCCACCGGCCGTCACCACGTCGACGTGGGGCAGATCCGCGATAATCTTGAGATCAAATCGTACATGATCACCTCCAACGGTGCGCGCGTGCATGATACTGACGGCAACCTGATCTTTACCCATAACCTGGATCGCGATATTGCCGCCGATCTGTTCGGCGTGGTGCATAACAACCCGGCTATCGTCACCAACGTTTACCGCGACGACGACTGGTTTATGAACCGCCACCGCCCGGATGAAATGCGTTTCTTCAAGGAAGCGGTATTCAACTACTCCCTGTACGAGCCGGGCCTGCTGGAGCCGGAAGGGATCAGCAAGGTGTTCTTCACCTGCGACAGCCACGAAGAGCTGCTCCCGCTGGAGCAGGCGATCAACGCCCGCTGGGGCGATCGCGTGAACGTGAGCTTCTCAACCCTGACCTGCCTGGAAGTGATGGCGGGTGGCGTCTCCAAAGGTCACGCGCTGGAAGCGGTTGCGAAACGTCTGGGCTTCGAGCTGAAAGACTGTATCGCCTTCGGTGACGGCATGAACGATGCCGAAATGCTCTCCATGGCGGGCAAGGGCTGCATCATGCAGAACGCGCATCAGCGTCTGAAGGATCTGCACCCGGAGCTGGAAGTGATTGGTTCCAACGCTGACAACGCGGTGCCGAAGTATCTGCGCAAGCTGTTCCTTGAATAA
- the pldB gene encoding lysophospholipase L2, which translates to MFQQKKDWETRENAFAAFSMGPLTDFWRQREEDEFTGVGGIPVRFVRFRDEKNDRVIVVCPGRIESYVKYAELAYDLVHMGFDVLIIDHRGQGLSGRMLPDTHRGHVDRFSDYVDDFAAFWQQEVQPGPWRKRYILAHSMGGAISTLFLQRYEHQCDAIALTAPMYGIVIRFPDWMVRHLLDWAEGHQRIREGYAIGTGRWRALPFAINVLTHSRQRYRRNLRFYADEPRLRVGGPTWHWVREGILAGEQVLVGVGNDDTPTLLIQAEEERVVDNRMHDRYCELRAAAGHPCEGGKPLVINGAYHEILFEKDAMRSVALNAIVEFFNRHN; encoded by the coding sequence ATGTTTCAGCAGAAAAAGGACTGGGAAACACGAGAAAACGCATTTGCTGCTTTCTCCATGGGGCCGCTGACCGATTTCTGGCGCCAGCGTGAGGAAGATGAGTTTACGGGCGTCGGGGGCATCCCGGTACGCTTCGTTCGTTTCCGTGATGAGAAAAATGACCGGGTAATCGTGGTTTGCCCGGGGCGCATTGAAAGCTACGTTAAATACGCCGAACTGGCCTACGATTTGGTCCATATGGGGTTCGATGTGCTTATCATCGACCATCGTGGGCAGGGGCTGTCCGGACGCATGTTGCCGGACACGCACCGTGGGCACGTCGATCGCTTCAGCGATTACGTCGACGATTTCGCCGCGTTCTGGCAGCAGGAAGTGCAGCCCGGCCCCTGGCGTAAGCGGTACATCCTTGCGCACTCCATGGGGGGCGCGATATCGACGCTGTTTTTGCAGCGTTATGAACACCAGTGCGATGCCATTGCGCTGACCGCGCCGATGTACGGTATTGTCATACGTTTCCCCGACTGGATGGTACGCCATCTTCTCGACTGGGCTGAGGGCCATCAGCGCATTCGGGAAGGCTATGCCATCGGGACAGGACGCTGGCGCGCGCTGCCGTTCGCCATCAACGTCTTAACCCACAGTCGGCAGCGTTATCGCCGCAACCTGCGCTTTTATGCCGATGAACCACGTTTACGCGTGGGCGGCCCGACCTGGCACTGGGTGCGGGAAGGTATCCTTGCCGGTGAGCAGGTGCTGGTGGGGGTCGGCAATGACGACACGCCAACGCTCCTGATTCAGGCGGAAGAAGAGCGTGTGGTCGATAACCGCATGCATGACCGCTATTGTGAACTGCGCGCTGCCGCCGGTCACCCTTGTGAAGGGGGAAAACCGCTGGTCATTAACGGTGCGTACCATGAGATCCTTTTTGAAAAGGACGCCATGCGCTCAGTCGCGCTCAACGCCATCGTTGAATTTTTCAACAGGCATAATTGA
- the rhtB gene encoding homoserine/homoserine lactone efflux protein has product MTFEWWFAYLLTSILLSLSPGSGAINTMTTSINHGYRGAAASIAGLQTGLGIHIVLVGIGLGTLFSRSVLAFEVLKWAGAAYLIWLGIQQWRAAGSINLNTLAQTQNRGHLFKRAVFVNLTNPKSIVFLAALFPQFIVPHQPQVMQYVVLGATTIIVDIIVMIGYATLAQRIAAWIKGPKQMKALNKVFGSLFMLVGALLASARHA; this is encoded by the coding sequence ATGACCTTTGAGTGGTGGTTCGCTTACCTGCTGACATCCATCCTCCTCAGTCTTTCACCGGGCTCGGGCGCGATTAACACCATGACCACCTCCATCAACCACGGGTATCGCGGGGCGGCGGCGTCGATTGCCGGTTTGCAGACCGGGCTGGGCATTCACATCGTGCTGGTCGGGATTGGTCTGGGAACCCTGTTCTCCCGCTCCGTACTGGCCTTTGAAGTGCTGAAATGGGCTGGGGCAGCGTATCTGATTTGGCTTGGCATCCAGCAGTGGCGCGCGGCAGGCTCCATCAACCTGAATACGCTCGCTCAGACGCAAAACCGCGGCCATCTTTTTAAGCGTGCGGTGTTCGTCAACCTGACCAACCCGAAAAGCATTGTGTTCCTCGCCGCGCTGTTCCCGCAGTTTATCGTGCCGCATCAGCCCCAGGTGATGCAGTACGTGGTGCTGGGCGCAACCACCATTATCGTCGATATCATCGTGATGATTGGTTACGCGACGCTCGCGCAGCGGATTGCGGCATGGATAAAAGGGCCTAAGCAGATGAAGGCCCTGAATAAAGTCTTTGGTTCGCTGTTTATGCTGGTTGGCGCGCTGCTTGCGTCAGCGCGTCATGCTTAG
- the rhtC gene encoding threonine export protein RhtC encodes MLMLFLTVALVHIVALMSPGPDFFFVSQTAVSRSRKEAMMGVLGITMGVMVWAAVALLGLNLILAKMAWLHNIIMVGGGLYLCWMGYQMLRGALKKEEKKPEEPKVELATGGRSFVKGLLTNLANPKAIIYFGSVFSLFVGDSVGAGARWGIFLLIVVETFAWFTVVASLFALPAMRRGYQRIAKWIDGFAGALFAGFGIHLIISR; translated from the coding sequence ATGCTGATGCTATTTCTCACCGTGGCGTTAGTGCACATCGTTGCGCTGATGAGCCCGGGCCCTGACTTTTTCTTCGTATCACAAACGGCCGTCAGTCGCTCCCGCAAAGAGGCGATGATGGGCGTGCTCGGTATCACCATGGGCGTTATGGTCTGGGCGGCCGTTGCGCTGCTCGGTCTGAACCTGATCCTGGCGAAGATGGCCTGGCTGCATAACATCATTATGGTGGGCGGCGGGCTGTACCTGTGCTGGATGGGCTACCAGATGCTGCGCGGGGCGCTGAAGAAAGAAGAGAAAAAGCCGGAAGAGCCAAAGGTGGAGCTGGCAACGGGCGGCCGCAGCTTTGTGAAAGGGCTGCTGACCAACCTGGCGAACCCGAAAGCGATTATCTATTTCGGCTCGGTATTCTCGCTGTTTGTCGGCGATAGCGTTGGCGCGGGCGCGCGCTGGGGCATCTTCCTGCTGATCGTCGTTGAGACCTTTGCCTGGTTCACTGTCGTCGCCAGCCTGTTCGCCTTACCGGCAATGCGCCGCGGCTACCAGCGCATTGCGAAGTGGATTGACGGCTTCGCCGGCGCGCTGTTCGCCGGCTTCGGCATTCATCTCATCATTTCTCGCTAA
- the recQ gene encoding ATP-dependent DNA helicase RecQ has product MAQAEVLNQESLAKQVLHETFGYQQFRPGQETIIETVLEGRDCLVVMPTGGGKSLCYQVPALVLNGLTVVVSPLISLMKDQVDQLLANGVAAACLNSTQTREQQQEVMAGCRTGQIRLLYIAPERLMLDNFLDHLAHWNPVLLAVDEAHCISQWGHDFRPEYAALGQLRQRFPELPFMALTATADDTTRLDIVRLLGLNDPYIQVSSFDRPNIRYMLMEKFKPLDQLLRYVQEQRGKSGIIYCNSRAKVEDTAARLQNRGFSAAAYHAGLENHIRADVQEKFQRDDLQIVVATVAFGMGINKPNVRFVVHFDIPRNIESYYQETGRAGRDGLPAEAMLFYDPADMAWLRRCLEEKPQGQLQDIERHKLNAMGAFAEAQTCRRLVLLNYFGEGRQEPCGNCDICLDPPKQYDGLMDARKALSTIYRVNQRFGMGYVVEVLRGANNQRIRDMGHDKLPVYGIGKDQSHEHWVSIIRQLIHLGFATQNIAQHSALQLTEAARPVLRGDVELKLAVPRVVALKPRVMQKSYGGNYDRKLFAKLRKLRKAIADEENIPPYVVFNDATLIEMAEQMPLSASEMLSVNGVGTRKLERFGKEFMALIRSHADGDDEE; this is encoded by the coding sequence GTGGCGCAGGCGGAAGTATTGAATCAGGAGTCGCTGGCTAAACAGGTTTTGCATGAAACCTTTGGCTACCAGCAGTTCCGCCCTGGCCAGGAAACCATCATTGAAACGGTGCTGGAAGGCCGTGATTGCCTGGTGGTGATGCCGACCGGCGGCGGGAAATCTCTCTGCTATCAGGTGCCCGCGCTGGTGCTTAATGGCCTCACGGTGGTGGTATCTCCGCTCATTTCGCTGATGAAAGACCAGGTTGATCAGCTGCTCGCCAACGGCGTGGCGGCGGCCTGTCTTAACTCCACGCAAACCCGGGAGCAGCAGCAAGAGGTGATGGCCGGGTGCCGCACCGGGCAGATCCGCCTGCTGTATATCGCGCCGGAACGCCTGATGCTGGATAACTTCCTCGATCACCTTGCGCACTGGAACCCGGTCCTGCTGGCGGTGGATGAAGCGCACTGTATTTCCCAGTGGGGACACGATTTCCGCCCGGAATACGCGGCGCTTGGCCAGCTGCGTCAGCGCTTCCCCGAGCTGCCGTTTATGGCGCTGACCGCCACGGCGGATGACACCACCCGTCTGGATATCGTTCGCCTGTTAGGGCTGAACGACCCCTATATTCAGGTCAGCAGCTTCGACCGCCCTAACATCCGCTACATGCTGATGGAAAAATTCAAGCCGCTGGATCAGCTTCTGCGCTACGTCCAGGAGCAGCGCGGCAAGTCCGGCATTATCTACTGCAACAGCCGCGCGAAGGTGGAAGACACCGCCGCGCGCCTGCAAAACCGCGGCTTTAGCGCCGCCGCGTATCACGCCGGATTAGAGAACCACATCCGCGCCGACGTGCAGGAGAAATTCCAGCGTGACGACCTGCAGATAGTGGTCGCGACGGTGGCGTTCGGGATGGGCATCAACAAGCCCAACGTGCGCTTTGTGGTGCATTTCGACATCCCGCGAAACATCGAATCTTACTATCAGGAAACCGGCCGCGCCGGGCGCGACGGTCTGCCTGCGGAAGCGATGCTGTTTTACGATCCGGCCGATATGGCGTGGCTGCGCCGCTGTCTCGAGGAAAAACCGCAGGGACAGCTGCAGGATATCGAACGCCACAAGCTCAACGCGATGGGCGCGTTTGCCGAAGCGCAAACCTGCCGTCGTCTGGTACTGCTGAACTACTTTGGCGAAGGGCGACAGGAGCCGTGCGGCAACTGCGATATCTGCCTGGATCCGCCGAAGCAGTACGATGGCCTGATGGACGCGCGTAAGGCGCTTTCAACCATTTACCGCGTGAACCAGCGCTTCGGGATGGGCTACGTGGTGGAGGTGCTGCGCGGCGCCAACAACCAGCGCATCCGCGACATGGGCCACGACAAGCTGCCCGTCTACGGTATTGGCAAGGACCAGAGCCACGAGCACTGGGTCAGCATCATTCGCCAGCTGATCCACCTCGGGTTTGCCACGCAGAACATTGCTCAGCACTCCGCGCTACAGCTGACGGAAGCCGCGCGTCCGGTTCTGCGCGGTGACGTTGAACTGAAGCTCGCCGTGCCGCGCGTGGTCGCCCTCAAGCCGCGCGTGATGCAGAAATCCTACGGCGGCAACTACGACCGCAAGCTGTTTGCCAAACTGCGCAAGCTGCGTAAGGCCATCGCCGACGAAGAGAACATCCCGCCTTACGTGGTGTTCAACGACGCGACGCTGATTGAGATGGCCGAGCAGATGCCGCTCAGCGCCAGCGAAATGCTCAGCGTCAACGGCGTGGGAACGCGCAAGCTGGAACGCTTCGGGAAAGAGTTTATGGCGCTCATCCGCTCTCATGCCGACGGTGATGATGAGGAGTAG
- the pldA gene encoding phospholipase A: MRTYLAWLLAAVSLPLTAYAQEATIKEVHDKPAVHGSIIANLLQEHDNPFTLYPYDTNYVIYTQTSDMNKEAISSYNWSDNARKDEVKFQLSLAFPFWRGILGPNSVLGGSYTQKSWWQLSNSGESSPFRETNYEPQLFLGFATDYEFAGWTLRDVEVGFNHDSNGRSDPTSRSWNRAYTRLMAQNGNWMVEVKPWYVVGSTDDNPDITKYMGYYQLKVGYQLGDAVLSAKGQYNWNTGYGGAEVGLSYPVSKHVRLYTQVYSGYGESLIDYNFNQTRVGVGVMLNDIL, from the coding sequence ATGCGGACGTATCTGGCCTGGTTACTGGCGGCGGTTTCGCTGCCCCTCACAGCCTATGCGCAGGAAGCGACAATCAAAGAGGTGCATGATAAGCCTGCCGTGCACGGTAGCATTATCGCGAACCTTCTTCAGGAGCATGACAATCCGTTCACGCTCTATCCGTACGACACCAACTACGTGATTTACACCCAGACCAGCGATATGAACAAGGAGGCAATAAGCTCCTATAACTGGTCTGATAATGCGCGTAAAGACGAGGTGAAGTTCCAGCTGAGCCTCGCCTTCCCGTTCTGGCGCGGCATTCTGGGACCGAACTCGGTGCTCGGTGGCTCTTATACGCAGAAATCCTGGTGGCAGCTCTCTAACAGCGGCGAATCTTCGCCGTTCCGCGAAACCAACTATGAGCCGCAGCTGTTCCTCGGCTTCGCAACGGATTATGAATTTGCCGGCTGGACGCTGCGCGACGTCGAAGTGGGCTTTAACCACGACTCTAACGGACGCTCCGATCCGACATCCCGCAGCTGGAACCGTGCCTATACGCGTCTGATGGCGCAGAACGGCAACTGGATGGTGGAAGTGAAGCCGTGGTACGTGGTTGGCAGCACGGATGACAACCCGGATATCACCAAATATATGGGCTACTACCAGCTTAAAGTGGGCTACCAGCTAGGTGATGCCGTGCTGAGCGCGAAAGGCCAGTACAACTGGAACACCGGCTACGGCGGTGCGGAAGTGGGCTTAAGCTATCCGGTAAGCAAGCATGTCCGCCTTTATACGCAAGTCTACAGCGGCTACGGCGAGTCGCTTATCGATTATAACTTCAACCAGACCCGCGTCGGCGTGGGCGTGATGCTGAACGATATTCTCTAG
- the yigI gene encoding acyl-CoA thioesterase YigI: MSAMLTAEEVLKLVGEIFVYHMPFNRALGLELERYEKDFAQLSFNNQPMMVGNWAQSILHGGVIASALDVAAGLVCVGSTLTRHDTINEDELRQRLARMGTIDLRVDYLRPGRGNRFTCSSSLLRAGNKVAVARVELHNEEQVYIASATATYMVG, translated from the coding sequence ATGTCAGCCATGCTTACCGCCGAAGAAGTGTTAAAGCTCGTGGGCGAGATTTTTGTTTACCATATGCCGTTCAACCGCGCGCTGGGACTGGAGCTGGAGCGTTACGAGAAAGATTTTGCCCAGCTGAGCTTCAACAATCAGCCGATGATGGTGGGAAACTGGGCGCAAAGTATTTTGCACGGCGGGGTGATTGCCTCCGCGCTGGACGTGGCGGCAGGGCTGGTTTGCGTGGGCAGTACGCTGACCCGCCATGACACCATCAACGAAGACGAACTCCGCCAGCGTCTGGCGCGCATGGGCACCATTGATTTGCGCGTCGACTATCTTCGCCCGGGGCGCGGAAATCGCTTTACCTGTAGCAGCAGCCTGCTGCGCGCGGGGAATAAAGTTGCCGTGGCGCGCGTTGAATTACACAACGAAGAGCAGGTGTATATCGCCAGCGCAACCGCCACTTATATGGTGGGTTGA
- the rarD gene encoding EamA family transporter RarD: MDAKQTRQGVLLALAAYFIWGIAPAYFKLIAYVPADEILTHRVIWSFFFMIALMSLSRQWSGVKTLLQTPKKIFLLALSAVLIGGNWLLFIWAVNNHHMLEASLGYFINPLVNIVLGMIFLGERFRRMQWVAVILAFCGVLVQLWTFGSLPIIALGLAFSFAFYGLVRKKIAVEAQTGMLFETLWLLPVAAIYLFGIADSATSHMGSNPWSLNLMLMAAGVVTTIPLLCFTGAATRLRLSTLGFFQYIGPTLMFLLAVVFYGEVPGADKMVTFAFIWVALAIFVADAIYTQRRVRKGL, translated from the coding sequence ATGGATGCTAAACAGACGCGGCAGGGCGTTTTACTCGCCCTTGCCGCTTATTTTATTTGGGGTATCGCCCCGGCGTACTTCAAGCTTATCGCCTACGTTCCGGCCGATGAGATCCTCACTCACCGCGTTATCTGGTCGTTTTTCTTCATGATCGCGCTGATGAGCCTCAGCCGTCAGTGGTCGGGCGTCAAAACGCTGCTTCAAACCCCGAAGAAAATCTTCCTGCTGGCGCTCTCTGCCGTGCTGATTGGCGGCAACTGGCTGCTGTTTATCTGGGCGGTGAATAACCATCACATGCTCGAAGCGAGCCTGGGTTACTTCATTAACCCGCTGGTGAATATCGTCCTGGGGATGATTTTCCTCGGTGAGCGCTTCCGCCGGATGCAGTGGGTGGCGGTGATTCTGGCCTTCTGCGGCGTGCTGGTGCAGCTCTGGACCTTCGGCTCGCTGCCGATTATCGCCCTCGGCCTGGCGTTCAGCTTTGCGTTCTACGGTCTGGTGCGTAAGAAGATTGCGGTGGAAGCACAGACGGGGATGCTGTTTGAAACCCTGTGGCTGCTGCCGGTGGCGGCGATTTATCTCTTCGGCATCGCCGACAGCGCCACCAGCCATATGGGCAGCAACCCGTGGTCGCTGAACCTGATGCTGATGGCGGCGGGCGTGGTAACCACCATTCCCCTGCTGTGCTTCACCGGCGCGGCAACGCGCCTGCGCCTCTCCACGCTGGGCTTCTTCCAGTACATTGGTCCGACGCTGATGTTCCTGCTGGCGGTAGTGTTTTACGGCGAAGTGCCGGGTGCGGATAAGATGGTGACGTTTGCCTTTATCTGGGTGGCGCTGGCGATTTTCGTCGCGGATGCGATTTATACCCAGCGCAGGGTGCGTAAAGGGCTGTGA
- a CDS encoding IS481 family transposase, producing the protein MPWDARDTMSLRTEFVLFASQDGANIRSLCRRFGISPATGYKWLQRWAVEGEPGLQDRPRTPHHSPNRSSDDVTALLRMAHDRHERWGARKIKRWLEDQGHRMPAFSTVHNLMARHGLLPGTAPGIPATGRFEHDAPNRLWQMDFKGHFPFGGGRCHPLTLLDDHSRFSLCLTHCTDERRETVQQQLVSVFERYGLPDRMTMDNGSPWGDTTGTWTALELWLMRHGIRVGHSRPYHPQTQGKLERFHRSLKAEVLQGKWFADSGELQRAFDHWRTVYNLERPHEALDMAVPASRYQPSGRQYSGSVTPPEYDEGVLVRKVDISGKLSLQGASLNAGKAFRGERVGPKETQEDGCYEVWWYSTKVGVIDLKKKSITMGKGC; encoded by the coding sequence ATGCCCTGGGATGCGAGAGATACCATGTCATTACGTACCGAGTTTGTTTTGTTCGCCTCGCAGGACGGGGCGAACATCCGTTCCCTCTGCCGTCGCTTCGGCATTTCACCTGCTACCGGCTACAAGTGGCTTCAGCGCTGGGCTGTCGAGGGCGAACCCGGCCTGCAGGACCGCCCCCGCACGCCGCATCATTCCCCCAACCGCTCGTCTGACGACGTCACCGCCCTGCTGCGCATGGCCCATGACCGTCATGAACGCTGGGGCGCCCGCAAGATTAAGCGCTGGCTGGAAGACCAGGGCCACCGTATGCCTGCCTTCAGCACTGTCCATAACCTGATGGCCCGTCACGGCCTGCTGCCCGGCACGGCTCCGGGTATTCCGGCCACCGGACGGTTCGAACATGACGCCCCGAACCGGCTCTGGCAGATGGATTTTAAGGGGCACTTCCCCTTTGGCGGCGGCCGTTGCCATCCGCTCACCCTGCTCGACGACCACTCCCGTTTTTCCCTGTGCCTCACACACTGTACCGATGAACGGCGTGAGACCGTGCAGCAACAGCTGGTCAGCGTCTTTGAACGCTACGGCCTGCCGGACCGGATGACGATGGATAACGGCTCACCGTGGGGCGACACAACCGGCACCTGGACGGCGCTGGAGCTGTGGCTGATGCGCCACGGTATCCGGGTGGGCCATTCCCGGCCTTATCATCCGCAGACGCAGGGCAAGCTGGAGCGTTTTCACCGCAGCCTGAAGGCGGAAGTGCTGCAGGGGAAATGGTTCGCGGACAGCGGCGAGCTGCAGCGTGCCTTTGACCACTGGCGGACGGTCTATAACCTTGAACGCCCGCACGAGGCGCTGGATATGGCTGTCCCGGCCTCACGCTATCAGCCGTCTGGGCGGCAGTACAGCGGCAGCGTGACGCCCCCGGAATACGATGAAGGTGTGCTGGTCAGGAAAGTGGATATCAGCGGGAAGCTGAGCTTACAGGGAGCCAGTCTGAATGCAGGAAAGGCGTTCAGGGGAGAACGGGTGGGGCCGAAGGAGACGCAGGAGGATGGCTGCTATGAAGTGTGGTGGTACAGCACGAAAGTGGGGGTGATCGACCTGAAGAAAAAGTCGATCACCATGGGTAAAGGATGTTAA